Proteins from a genomic interval of Treponema brennaborense DSM 12168:
- a CDS encoding methyl-accepting chemotaxis protein, producing the protein MKKKLLLCAVLTAAAVTAAALPSARETESVRIENWSATGNSIQSVQVETYPLTVRTGKPESADDAVTLSGTFFLSDVPKDGIGLILYKNLMAYTVYVNDIRIDSIGRTGPDFFFQPYITRGVLIPASVLQPQNTIRLEIWNDTGTYKIRMLDFVNADDYEKSMQLFGFLDIQLPRFACVMLLFVAVYSFFMFINYRSKKEFLHLALAAFLFSIYLLNVTVYDFPGSYVLMKAFLYSCFPASMLFVIRFFRRFFGIKTSKPFRIAINAVGIVFIAGYYLQRSTAGLDAWHSVMLLYPVTAISFGTVGFFKSLKTNGIRNLGIGVGLVAAIAFSAYDMYYFVFDYTPFVLLQGIGFMGLILGTFYSISQEVADTNRKCILFAEELEAQSDRQNAIIEHIRGASDKADKASKTLGESIESVSLLAEQYLTSLAQINSNIEMQYEQVQSNKGNVDQIFDAIGSMSSMVEKHESLVTVTVSDVNNLSAGIKKTDELVKKSALTIRKLTDACTAADKDVADSSRFVDDLANYSKNIYEIVHTISGISEQTNILSINAAIEAARSGAAGKGFGVVAAEIRSLANQSGESAAKINEILSTMVEKIGNIQKQESLVSSRLQDIITENTNTESGMEEIYRVLENQLAQNNRISETMSALVETVHTISDQTANQKGCGEDLRQSLLLLETITDAILIASREQQKCNEKLKNNLQQIQSVSEENLEVIAELTETLSQ; encoded by the coding sequence GTGAAAAAAAAATTGTTGTTATGCGCCGTACTGACCGCCGCAGCCGTTACGGCCGCCGCACTGCCGTCTGCCCGTGAAACCGAATCCGTCCGCATTGAAAACTGGTCGGCAACCGGAAATTCGATTCAAAGCGTACAAGTCGAAACGTATCCGCTTACCGTCCGAACCGGAAAACCGGAATCGGCTGACGACGCCGTTACACTGTCCGGAACGTTCTTCCTTTCAGACGTACCGAAAGACGGAATCGGTCTGATTTTATATAAAAACCTCATGGCGTACACCGTATACGTCAACGATATCCGCATCGATTCGATCGGCAGAACCGGACCGGATTTTTTCTTTCAGCCGTATATCACGCGCGGCGTGCTGATTCCGGCGTCCGTATTGCAGCCGCAGAACACTATCCGGCTGGAAATATGGAACGATACCGGAACGTATAAAATCAGAATGCTCGATTTTGTGAACGCGGACGATTATGAAAAATCAATGCAGCTGTTTGGATTTTTGGATATTCAGCTGCCGCGGTTTGCCTGCGTAATGCTGCTGTTCGTCGCAGTATATTCGTTTTTCATGTTTATCAATTATCGCAGTAAGAAAGAATTTTTGCATTTGGCGCTGGCAGCGTTTCTGTTTTCCATTTATTTGCTGAACGTTACGGTGTATGATTTTCCCGGAAGCTACGTACTCATGAAAGCGTTCTTATATTCGTGCTTTCCGGCGTCCATGCTGTTCGTCATACGGTTTTTCAGGAGGTTTTTCGGGATAAAAACGTCCAAACCGTTCCGAATTGCCATAAACGCCGTCGGAATAGTCTTCATTGCAGGCTACTATCTGCAGCGCAGTACCGCCGGACTCGACGCATGGCATTCGGTTATGCTGCTGTATCCGGTAACGGCCATTTCGTTCGGCACGGTCGGCTTTTTTAAATCGCTCAAAACGAACGGTATCAGAAACCTCGGCATCGGCGTCGGGTTGGTTGCGGCGATAGCGTTTTCCGCATACGATATGTACTATTTCGTATTCGACTACACGCCGTTCGTCCTGTTGCAGGGAATCGGATTCATGGGGCTGATTCTGGGAACATTTTACAGTATTTCCCAAGAAGTCGCCGACACGAACCGGAAATGCATTCTGTTCGCCGAAGAGCTTGAAGCCCAAAGCGACCGCCAAAACGCGATTATCGAACATATCCGCGGAGCCTCCGACAAAGCCGACAAAGCGAGTAAGACGCTCGGTGAAAGTATAGAGTCGGTCAGTCTGCTTGCCGAACAATATCTGACAAGTCTTGCACAGATCAATTCAAATATCGAAATGCAGTACGAACAGGTACAATCGAATAAAGGAAACGTCGATCAGATTTTCGACGCGATCGGCAGTATGTCGTCTATGGTAGAAAAACACGAATCGCTGGTTACCGTTACCGTTTCCGACGTCAACAATTTGTCTGCGGGAATCAAAAAAACCGACGAATTGGTAAAAAAATCGGCGCTGACCATCAGAAAGCTGACCGACGCGTGCACCGCCGCTGACAAGGATGTTGCCGATTCATCACGATTTGTAGACGATCTGGCGAATTATTCAAAAAACATTTACGAAATCGTACACACGATCAGCGGCATTTCCGAGCAGACGAATATTTTATCGATTAATGCGGCGATTGAAGCCGCCCGGTCAGGTGCGGCGGGAAAAGGATTCGGCGTAGTTGCCGCTGAAATCAGATCACTGGCGAATCAGTCCGGTGAAAGCGCAGCCAAAATCAACGAAATATTGTCCACAATGGTTGAAAAAATCGGCAACATCCAAAAGCAGGAATCTCTCGTTTCTTCCCGTCTGCAAGACATCATCACCGAAAATACGAATACGGAATCCGGCATGGAAGAAATTTACCGCGTCCTTGAAAATCAGCTTGCGCAGAACAACCGTATCAGCGAGACGATGAGCGCACTGGTTGAAACCGTTCACACGATTTCCGATCAGACGGCGAATCAGAAAGGCTGCGGAGAGGATCTGCGTCAATCGCTGCTGCTGCTTGAAACGATAACCGACGCAATTCTGATTGCTTCACGGGAACAACAAAAATGCAACGAAAAACTGAAAAACAATCTGCAGCAGATTCAATCCGTATCTGAAGAAAATTTGGAAGTTATTGCGGAACTGACGGAAACGCTGTCCCAATAA
- a CDS encoding DUF2147 domain-containing protein, whose amino-acid sequence MKRIAVLLATVMLCVCAVSAQDPVEGYWISVDEKTDQATAGWKIYVENGKLFGMITSVAGFPQDVKAFGCKGRGPYEGFPIPGELAEMTTVGTAWIYDLEKQAEGIWAKGSIVDPNDGKKYKCKITFRKADGKKYKTDMLEMRGEIGLGIGRSQFWTRATKEEAEALR is encoded by the coding sequence ATGAAAAGAATTGCGGTATTGTTGGCAACGGTTATGCTGTGCGTCTGCGCCGTATCAGCGCAGGATCCGGTAGAAGGATACTGGATAAGCGTCGATGAAAAAACCGATCAGGCGACCGCCGGTTGGAAAATCTACGTTGAAAACGGAAAACTGTTCGGCATGATTACGTCGGTCGCGGGGTTTCCGCAGGACGTAAAAGCGTTCGGCTGCAAGGGACGCGGTCCGTACGAAGGATTTCCGATACCGGGCGAGTTGGCTGAAATGACTACCGTCGGTACGGCGTGGATTTACGATTTGGAAAAACAGGCGGAAGGCATCTGGGCAAAGGGCAGTATCGTAGATCCGAACGACGGCAAAAAATACAAATGCAAGATCACGTTCCGCAAGGCCGACGGCAAAAAATATAAAACCGATATGCTTGAAATGCGCGGAGAAATCGGATTAGGCATCGGACGCAGTCAATTCTGGACGCGCGCAACCAAAGAAGAAGCCGAAGCGCTGCGCTGA
- a CDS encoding ABC-2 transporter permease: protein MLKLLKKEILLSMHPTAPVSLILSALVLVPNYPYAVVFFYTTLAVFFTCLLGRENNDVAYSLTLPIAKKDIVTGRFAFAVTLQLLQILLVVPCMILSRKTNPAGNLVGMDANIVLLAEAFLLYGIFNLIFFTRYYKNVAKVGTSFVAATSVFFLMSAVLEVCTHTVPFVRDRLDTPDPLYASVKTAVLAGSCILYGLLTAAAYKKSAAEFDGQDI from the coding sequence ATGCTGAAACTGCTCAAAAAGGAAATACTGCTTTCCATGCATCCGACCGCGCCCGTCAGTTTAATTTTATCTGCCCTGGTGCTCGTACCGAACTATCCGTACGCCGTCGTTTTTTTCTACACGACGCTCGCCGTATTTTTTACCTGTCTGCTCGGCCGCGAAAACAACGACGTTGCGTATTCGCTGACGCTGCCGATCGCCAAAAAGGATATCGTAACGGGGCGGTTCGCGTTTGCCGTTACGCTGCAGCTGCTCCAAATACTGCTGGTTGTTCCGTGCATGATTTTAAGCCGAAAAACGAATCCGGCGGGCAACCTCGTCGGCATGGACGCGAACATCGTATTATTGGCGGAAGCCTTCCTATTATACGGTATTTTCAATCTGATATTTTTTACCCGTTATTATAAAAACGTTGCGAAAGTCGGTACGTCGTTCGTCGCGGCGACAAGCGTATTTTTTTTGATGAGCGCCGTACTGGAAGTCTGCACGCATACCGTGCCGTTCGTCAGGGACCGGCTCGACACGCCGGATCCGCTGTACGCATCCGTCAAAACTGCGGTCTTGGCAGGTTCCTGTATTTTGTACGGTTTGCTGACCGCGGCGGCTTATAAAAAATCCGCCGCCGAATTCGACGGGCAGGATATTTGA
- the ettA gene encoding energy-dependent translational throttle protein EttA translates to MATTTDDKKIIYSMDRVSRAYGTKTVLKDISISYYYGAKIGVIGANGSGKSSLFKILAGVDTDFTGETAVSPGYSIGYLEQEPELESGKTVREIVEEGVKDVIDLLAEFDAINEAFGESDADIEKLCEKQAAVQEKLDAMDAWNLDSRLELAMDALRCPPADQKTDVLSGGERRRVALCRLLLRKPDILLLDEPTNHLDAETVAWLERHLQQYEGTVIAITHDRYFLDNVAGWILELDRGEGFPFKGNYSSWLEQKEKRLAQEEKGESERRKALERELEWIHMSAKGRQAKHKEHITKYEQLLAQDGKAQVKDTKISIPAGPRLGGVVIEARDLTKGFGDRLLFENLNFTVPAGAVVGIVGPNGAGKTTLFKLIADAAGQTVERLDGTAGGEKPDAGSIRVGETVKLVYVDQMRSLLDPNKTVWEQLSDGLDIIKLGAVDEKGRPVNGAIREVNSRAYCSWFNFAGADQQKKVGVLSGGERNRLNLAMMLKQGANVLLLDEPTNDLDVTTIRALEEAIEDFAGCALIVSHDRWFLDRTCTHILAFENNSEVMWFEGNWSDYAEWRRKQFGADADRPHKTVYRKMER, encoded by the coding sequence ATGGCAACCACAACAGACGACAAGAAAATCATTTATTCCATGGACCGCGTGTCGCGGGCGTACGGCACAAAAACAGTTCTTAAAGATATAAGCATTTCATATTATTACGGCGCCAAAATCGGCGTCATCGGCGCGAACGGTTCGGGTAAGTCGAGCCTGTTCAAGATTCTTGCGGGAGTCGACACCGATTTTACCGGCGAGACGGCGGTGTCCCCCGGCTATTCGATCGGGTATCTTGAGCAGGAACCGGAACTTGAAAGCGGCAAAACGGTGCGCGAAATCGTCGAAGAGGGCGTCAAAGACGTGATCGATTTGCTTGCCGAATTCGACGCGATAAACGAAGCGTTCGGCGAAAGCGACGCGGATATCGAAAAACTGTGCGAAAAGCAGGCGGCCGTTCAGGAAAAACTCGACGCGATGGACGCCTGGAATCTGGATTCACGGCTCGAACTGGCGATGGACGCGCTGCGCTGTCCGCCGGCGGATCAGAAAACGGACGTACTTTCCGGAGGCGAGCGCCGACGCGTTGCGTTGTGCCGGCTTTTGCTGCGGAAACCCGACATTCTGCTGCTCGACGAACCGACGAACCATTTGGACGCGGAAACGGTCGCCTGGCTTGAACGGCATTTACAGCAATACGAGGGAACGGTTATCGCCATTACGCACGACCGCTACTTTTTGGACAACGTCGCCGGCTGGATACTGGAACTCGACCGCGGCGAAGGCTTTCCGTTCAAGGGAAATTACTCAAGCTGGCTTGAGCAGAAAGAAAAACGGCTGGCTCAGGAAGAAAAAGGCGAAAGTGAACGGCGAAAAGCGCTGGAACGCGAGCTTGAATGGATACACATGAGCGCGAAAGGCCGCCAAGCCAAGCATAAAGAACACATTACCAAATACGAACAGCTGCTCGCGCAGGACGGAAAAGCACAGGTTAAGGATACCAAAATATCCATTCCCGCAGGCCCGCGCCTCGGCGGTGTCGTAATAGAAGCGCGCGACCTGACCAAAGGATTCGGAGATCGGCTGCTGTTTGAAAACCTCAATTTTACCGTTCCCGCAGGAGCGGTCGTCGGCATCGTCGGTCCCAACGGCGCGGGTAAAACGACGCTGTTCAAATTGATTGCGGACGCCGCGGGGCAAACGGTTGAACGGCTCGACGGAACCGCCGGCGGCGAAAAACCCGACGCGGGTTCCATCCGCGTGGGTGAAACGGTCAAGCTCGTGTACGTCGATCAGATGCGCAGTCTGCTTGATCCGAATAAAACCGTCTGGGAGCAGCTTTCAGACGGACTCGACATTATCAAGCTCGGCGCGGTAGACGAAAAAGGCCGTCCCGTCAACGGCGCGATTCGCGAAGTAAATTCGCGCGCGTATTGTTCCTGGTTCAATTTTGCCGGCGCCGACCAGCAGAAAAAAGTCGGCGTCCTTTCCGGCGGCGAACGCAACCGGCTCAACTTGGCAATGATGCTCAAGCAGGGCGCGAACGTGCTGCTTTTGGACGAACCGACGAACGACCTCGACGTTACCACAATCCGCGCACTTGAAGAAGCCATAGAAGACTTTGCCGGCTGCGCGCTCATCGTCAGCCACGACCGGTGGTTCCTTGACCGAACCTGCACGCATATTCTGGCGTTTGAAAACAACAGCGAAGTCATGTGGTTCGAGGGCAACTGGAGCGATTACGCCGAATGGCGGCGCAAACAGTTCGGCGCCGACGCAGACCGGCCTCACAAAACCGTATACCGCAAAATGGAGCGGTAA
- a CDS encoding FKBP-type peptidyl-prolyl cis-trans isomerase: MTIAKDKVVSIEYTLKDSEGEILDSSEGMGPLDYIHGHQNLIPGLERELDGKKAGDELSVTVEAADGYGEYNQELVVEVPKSQFEDGVTIEEGMQFEASSPDGNRVVTVIEVTDEKVTIDANHPLAGEKLFFTVKITGVRDATEEELAHGLHEECGCGCGGDCDDGCDDDCCGGHDHCGCGCH, translated from the coding sequence ATGACGATAGCGAAAGACAAAGTGGTATCTATTGAATACACACTGAAAGATTCGGAAGGCGAGATTCTCGATTCGTCCGAAGGTATGGGACCGCTCGATTATATTCACGGTCACCAAAATCTGATTCCTGGTCTTGAACGGGAACTCGACGGCAAAAAAGCCGGCGACGAATTGTCCGTTACCGTGGAAGCTGCCGACGGATACGGTGAATACAATCAGGAACTCGTCGTAGAAGTTCCCAAATCGCAGTTTGAAGACGGCGTTACGATTGAAGAAGGTATGCAGTTTGAAGCATCAAGTCCCGACGGAAATCGCGTCGTTACGGTTATCGAAGTTACCGATGAAAAAGTAACGATTGACGCCAATCATCCGCTCGCCGGCGAAAAACTGTTTTTTACGGTAAAAATCACCGGCGTTCGCGACGCGACGGAAGAAGAACTCGCGCACGGTCTGCATGAAGAATGCGGCTGCGGCTGCGGCGGTGATTGCGACGACGGCTGCGACGACGATTGCTGCGGCGGACACGATCACTGCGGCTGCGGCTGTCACTGA
- a CDS encoding sensor domain-containing diguanylate cyclase: MKLKKHKDRLLLPYQKTWQIFAAGICISGFIIFLGIFDYISAAYNSTSRLIDEYLEKITQQEIDIINIKFKNSVRQIAYASQLLHCVADIRNKQTYLQLLKENSDFDYIYVLDTDRNIYNIKNQFVASGSVSEYFFSKLEPGKTSVSTFLKDPATGEQVCYVYAPITDGNTVNGCIYGIFLAETISKLLQFSVFNQQGTINIMTKDGINIASSGMPQKKLFSKSFFTYLEGIHYPQDQITELRIGMADNKKGILHIKTGTGKMKTCAYAPIGINDWYILTAIPENTVGIYAARLQHKSIILAIQLISAFMIIAFLIAYRYHRSKAFLKASLFTAQKSAQILNMAVSQTQISIFEYDVAEDRFSVLHTTQPSIRLLPALHTKSSAALDADNDIPVKQKKQFCEVFHTVRQTGKPVFCDITDGDELSPAAWYRLTLSAITNEKDKPTAIIGTVKDITEIKQTAIRYAQEEQFRNTMLAEYETCWSVNLSRKTILSVISNGKAVFTIPPLTDTPYTKKIIEDACKDISPEEKRTTMQHLIEPDTLITLYRNGTSQIQEKYIFRGNWYASIINLVEDPVTEDLLVFVYTKNIDSQTRKEQRLKFEAERDPLTKLYNRATLEMKIENVLSHIDEQRELCALFILDLDNFKNINDEYGHQTGDDVLIAVADELNAFSRKYDLIGRLGGDEFIGFIRELPSKKSIEQLMERICSRLWSLTFDGIPEHLISASIGIAFAPENGETFVQLYSCADSALYDAKRKGKNQAAVYSFEYPPPPSFRSIKCNGAAFMYRFGLKAFSYTKFGTRLRRIKSR; encoded by the coding sequence ATGAAACTAAAAAAACATAAAGACCGGCTCTTATTGCCTTATCAGAAAACGTGGCAAATATTCGCCGCCGGTATCTGCATATCAGGGTTTATCATCTTTCTCGGAATATTCGATTACATCAGTGCTGCATACAACAGCACGTCCCGTCTTATAGACGAATATCTTGAAAAAATCACCCAGCAGGAAATCGATATTATCAATATCAAATTCAAAAACAGCGTGCGGCAGATAGCGTACGCTTCGCAGCTGCTTCACTGCGTTGCCGACATCCGGAATAAACAGACATACCTGCAGCTGCTCAAAGAAAACAGTGATTTCGATTATATTTACGTACTCGATACGGACCGCAACATCTACAACATTAAAAATCAATTCGTAGCCAGCGGCAGCGTATCGGAATATTTTTTCTCGAAGTTGGAACCGGGTAAAACATCCGTCAGTACGTTTCTCAAAGATCCCGCCACGGGAGAACAGGTTTGCTACGTTTACGCACCGATCACGGACGGCAACACGGTCAACGGCTGTATATACGGAATTTTTTTAGCCGAAACGATCAGCAAACTGCTGCAGTTTTCCGTTTTCAATCAGCAGGGAACGATCAACATCATGACTAAAGACGGCATCAACATCGCTTCAAGCGGAATGCCGCAGAAAAAACTGTTTTCAAAATCGTTTTTTACGTATTTGGAAGGCATACACTATCCGCAGGATCAAATAACCGAACTGCGCATCGGTATGGCGGACAATAAAAAAGGCATTCTGCATATTAAAACCGGTACCGGCAAAATGAAAACGTGTGCGTACGCGCCCATCGGTATCAACGATTGGTACATTCTGACCGCGATTCCCGAAAACACCGTCGGTATATATGCGGCGCGGCTGCAGCACAAAAGCATCATCCTGGCGATTCAGCTGATCTCAGCGTTTATGATCATCGCGTTCCTTATTGCGTACCGCTATCATCGAAGCAAAGCGTTTCTGAAAGCATCTTTGTTCACGGCACAGAAATCGGCGCAGATTCTCAACATGGCCGTATCGCAAACTCAAATTTCCATCTTTGAATACGACGTCGCGGAAGACCGTTTTTCCGTTCTGCACACGACACAGCCGAGTATCAGATTATTGCCCGCCCTGCACACGAAGTCTTCCGCCGCTCTTGATGCGGACAACGATATTCCCGTAAAACAAAAAAAACAGTTCTGCGAAGTGTTTCATACCGTACGGCAAACCGGCAAACCCGTTTTTTGCGACATAACCGACGGCGACGAGTTAAGCCCCGCTGCGTGGTACCGGCTCACGCTGTCGGCCATCACGAATGAAAAAGACAAGCCGACAGCAATCATCGGTACCGTAAAAGACATTACGGAAATAAAACAGACTGCAATCCGCTACGCACAGGAAGAACAGTTCAGGAACACGATGCTTGCCGAATATGAAACCTGCTGGTCGGTCAACCTTTCCCGAAAAACGATACTGTCGGTCATCAGCAACGGAAAAGCCGTTTTCACGATTCCGCCGCTCACCGACACCCCTTATACGAAAAAAATAATCGAAGACGCCTGCAAAGACATATCACCTGAAGAAAAACGGACGACCATGCAGCACCTGATCGAACCGGATACGCTGATCACGCTATATCGGAACGGAACTTCGCAGATACAGGAAAAATACATATTCCGCGGAAATTGGTACGCGAGTATCATCAATCTGGTGGAAGATCCCGTAACCGAAGATTTACTCGTTTTCGTCTATACCAAAAATATCGATTCGCAGACGCGCAAGGAACAACGGCTCAAATTTGAAGCGGAACGCGATCCGCTTACGAAACTGTACAATCGTGCGACGCTTGAAATGAAGATAGAAAACGTTTTGTCGCATATAGACGAACAGCGGGAATTGTGCGCACTTTTCATTCTGGATTTGGACAATTTCAAAAATATCAACGACGAATACGGTCATCAGACCGGAGACGACGTGCTCATCGCCGTCGCGGACGAATTGAACGCTTTTTCAAGAAAATACGATCTTATCGGCAGACTCGGCGGAGATGAATTTATCGGCTTTATCAGGGAACTGCCGTCCAAAAAATCGATCGAACAGCTTATGGAAAGAATCTGCAGCCGGCTTTGGTCGCTTACGTTCGACGGAATCCCCGAACACCTTATTTCGGCAAGCATCGGCATCGCGTTCGCACCGGAAAACGGTGAAACGTTTGTACAATTGTATTCCTGCGCAGACAGCGCTCTTTACGACGCGAAACGTAAGGGTAAAAATCAAGCTGCCGTTTACAGCTTCGAGTACCCCCCCCCCCCGTCATTCCGCTCTATAAAATGTAACGGTGCCGCTTTTATGTACCGTTTTGGGCTGAAAGCGTTTTCGTATACCAAATTCGGCACTCGACTGCGGCGAATAAAATCGCGATAA
- a CDS encoding shikimate kinase, which yields MNKAIVLTGIKHCGKSALGRLLAQELNCPFYDTDAVIRELTGRSAREIYTENGAEAFAFSETAACRFLAETLSAAQYKYAETVSAVIATGGGICGNTGALDILHTFGIFVFLDIGERLAADRIAAEIVFENGTMRNLPAYIACKNPATEQDVRNCFSEFYKERTALYGKIADLTWTPEAVSKDVNAKNLAAALRTAGAVSPPSA from the coding sequence ATGAATAAAGCGATCGTTTTAACCGGTATAAAGCACTGCGGAAAATCCGCACTCGGCAGACTCTTGGCACAGGAGCTGAACTGCCCGTTTTACGACACGGACGCAGTTATCCGCGAACTGACCGGCAGAAGCGCCCGTGAAATCTACACGGAAAACGGCGCCGAGGCGTTCGCCTTTTCGGAAACCGCCGCGTGCCGGTTTCTTGCGGAAACACTTTCCGCCGCACAATACAAATATGCGGAAACGGTTTCCGCCGTCATCGCAACCGGCGGCGGCATCTGCGGCAATACGGGCGCGCTCGATATTTTACACACGTTCGGCATATTCGTTTTTCTCGATATCGGCGAACGGCTCGCCGCAGACCGGATCGCGGCGGAAATCGTCTTTGAGAACGGTACCATGCGAAATCTGCCCGCCTATATCGCGTGCAAAAATCCCGCGACGGAGCAGGACGTACGAAACTGTTTCAGTGAATTTTATAAGGAACGGACGGCGCTATACGGTAAAATCGCCGACCTAACTTGGACGCCGGAGGCGGTGTCCAAAGACGTGAACGCAAAAAATCTGGCCGCCGCACTGCGGACGGCGGGAGCCGTTTCGCCCCCGTCCGCCTGA
- a CDS encoding PrsW family glutamic-type intramembrane protease produces the protein MNLYVSLLLCFVPLIAFFIIFCAAVPGFKMRYGIWAALLGLLSVIPIAFVQFFVLSLPVFTANTLAAVLITALIFNGLIEESIKMLCMLFLPAKKTPFSVFFTMALLCGLSLGCFEAVIYLIAGYHQIGLRLVTAVIIHMLCAGLSGVYVWSFRKKRTRTLPFVYAAALHGIYNFFAGFSGGYRWFAVIAILFAAVECRIWYTKTLSAQNGT, from the coding sequence ATGAATTTATATGTGTCGCTCTTGCTCTGCTTCGTTCCGTTGATTGCATTTTTTATCATTTTCTGCGCGGCCGTTCCCGGATTCAAAATGCGGTACGGAATTTGGGCGGCGCTGCTCGGTTTGCTGTCCGTGATTCCGATTGCGTTCGTGCAGTTTTTCGTGCTGAGCCTGCCGGTGTTCACTGCGAACACGCTCGCCGCCGTATTGATCACCGCGCTGATCTTTAACGGATTGATAGAAGAAAGTATCAAGATGCTCTGCATGCTGTTTCTTCCGGCAAAAAAAACGCCGTTTTCGGTTTTTTTTACGATGGCACTGTTGTGCGGCCTTTCGCTCGGCTGTTTTGAAGCCGTTATTTATCTTATCGCCGGTTATCACCAGATCGGGCTGCGGCTCGTAACGGCGGTTATTATTCACATGCTGTGCGCGGGACTTTCCGGCGTGTACGTCTGGTCGTTCCGCAAAAAACGGACCCGGACGCTGCCGTTCGTGTACGCGGCGGCGCTGCACGGAATTTATAATTTTTTTGCGGGATTCAGCGGCGGATATCGATGGTTTGCGGTTATCGCGATTTTATTCGCCGCAGTCGAGTGCCGAATTTGGTATACGAAAACGCTTTCAGCCCAAAACGGTACATAA
- a CDS encoding NifU family protein, with translation MTLEDKVKDALDKIRPQLQADGGDLEFVSMEAGGKVFVKLTGACGNCPMATMTLKQGVERFLKDTIPEVTEVLQTF, from the coding sequence ATGACGCTTGAAGATAAAGTAAAAGACGCGCTTGATAAAATCCGGCCGCAGCTGCAGGCTGACGGCGGCGACTTGGAGTTTGTCAGCATGGAAGCGGGCGGTAAGGTTTTCGTAAAATTGACCGGCGCGTGCGGTAATTGTCCGATGGCTACGATGACGCTCAAACAGGGTGTCGAACGTTTTTTGAAAGATACTATTCCGGAAGTAACTGAAGTCCTTCAGACTTTCTGA
- a CDS encoding DUF3298 and DUF4163 domain-containing protein, translating to MKTATILRKTAETAILCGLLLSVSASCASAKDPQKGVSVIRNKAETDIYLAETELPVFDGREALNRRILQTGDDWFTEFSRDARENTAARLETAAPDQLKEIEMPFCTFNQTWKLAENDADYISCLLESYSYTGGANGFVQLASFTWNVRTDTEAALTDVLADFVAPATLDRLAEICRTQLTERFKSADGPVSSDGSVAADPYTAQMIAEGTAPVPENYRVFTVSDTELTIYFNKYQVAAGSYGVQTVSIPRL from the coding sequence ATGAAAACTGCAACCATATTACGTAAAACGGCCGAAACGGCAATTCTGTGCGGATTGCTGTTATCAGTATCGGCTTCCTGCGCGTCCGCGAAAGATCCGCAGAAAGGAGTTTCCGTTATCCGCAATAAGGCGGAAACGGATATATACCTTGCCGAAACGGAACTTCCCGTATTCGACGGCCGGGAGGCGTTAAATCGGCGCATACTGCAAACGGGCGACGACTGGTTCACCGAGTTCAGCCGCGACGCCCGGGAAAACACCGCCGCCCGGCTCGAAACCGCCGCGCCCGACCAGCTGAAAGAAATCGAAATGCCGTTTTGCACGTTCAACCAAACCTGGAAACTCGCCGAAAATGACGCCGATTATATCAGCTGTCTGCTTGAATCGTACAGTTATACCGGCGGCGCGAACGGTTTCGTACAGCTTGCCTCCTTTACCTGGAACGTCCGTACCGATACGGAAGCCGCGCTTACGGACGTACTTGCCGATTTTGTTGCACCCGCCACGCTCGACCGACTTGCGGAAATCTGCCGGACACAGCTGACCGAACGTTTTAAATCCGCCGATGGACCGGTTTCTTCCGATGGGTCGGTTGCCGCCGATCCGTACACCGCTCAGATGATCGCCGAAGGAACGGCGCCCGTACCGGAAAATTATCGGGTATTCACCGTGTCCGATACCGAACTGACGATTTATTTCAACAAATACCAAGTCGCGGCGGGTTCGTACGGCGTACAGACCGTTTCAATTCCACGGCTATAA